CTATCGCCATGGCCGCACGACTGCCTCGCGTACCGGTCTCACATGGAGAAAAGCTGCCTTTTCACCACGTCTTCGGCAAAGTCGCCCCGTTCGGATTGGGTCTGGCGCTTGGAAGTGTCGGTTTCGGAGTTCTGGCAACCTTCATCACGCTCGATTTCGCGCACCGGCAGTGGAATGGCGCAGCCTTTGCCCTCACGCTGTTCGGCGCGCTCTTTGTCTGCGCCCGGCTGATATTTGCCCATTCGATCAATCGAGTCGGCGGATTCCGTGTAGCGACGGTCTGCTTCAGCGCAGAATTCTTTGGGCTATTGCTGCTCTGGCTTACGCACTCCGAAGCGCTTGCCTTTGTCGGAGCCGCGCTCACCGGCTTCGGATTTTCGCTGGTTTTTCCTGCGCTCGGCGTAGAAGCCGTCCGCCACATCCCGCCGCAGGACAAGGGAACTGCCCTCGGCGCCTACGGCGTTTTCATGGACTTCGCACTGATGGTCATCGGCCCTGCCGCCGGAGCGATCATCGGCGGCTTCGGCTACCCGCCGATCTACCTTTTCGCGGCCTGCTCCGTCCTCCTCGCGCTCGGACTGACGCAATGGCTGTCCAGCCGCGAACGAAAGACAAAGATGATCTAAGTGCAACGGCGTTGAATTAGCTATTAAGATAATTCGATGTGCTTCCAACTATACGCAGCAACCACAAAGCCAATCCCGCGAAGGAAGTGGCAACAAGGCTCTCGGGACTTGCCGGTAGCATCCCTTACTGAGCGCGACGTTGCGGTTAAGGCACATTTCACCAATCCCGAAGTTCAATTTATTGGTTCCACTTCTGGTTGCGGCTGTGATTTCCCTCACGTCGTGTTTCAAGGCGGCGATTGGTATTTCTTTGAGGATTCGGAAATTGATGAAGAGCAGGCTGCCAGCGATCTTCTGAATCGCGAGGGCTTGGTTGGTGTCCTTCAATCAACCAGAGACTCGATGATTGAGTTATATGGAATGTGGGATGGAGACTTTGCTGACGCTCCGAGAATCTTCGAAGATATTTCGCTTGAGACTATTCTGAAATCCGATTTTCGTTTCAAAGAACGAGGATTCTATAGAGTGCATCTCCATTTCTAGCGAGTTGTACCGGATATATCGAATGCAGAAAAGGCCACCCCTCGCGAGGTGGCCTTTGTGCTATTGCTGACTCCAGCTTACCGCCGGAATTTGTCCCAGTTGACCAGATCGCCCAGAGTGGTGGTGGAACCGCTCTGCGATGAGGAGGAAGATCCGTGATCGCGGTCACGGTCGCGGGAAGGCGACTTGTAGCTTTCGACTTCCGCCCGGCTGGCTTCTTCGCCTACGGCGCGGATGCTAAGACCGACCTTCTTTTCTTCCACGTTCATCTTGATGATCTTGAAGTCGTGCTCCTGGCCCTGTTCCAGCGTGAGCGGGTGACCAGATGCATCGACCGCTTCCGAAACATGGCAGAGTCCTTCGACTCCCTCGGCAACTTCGACAAAGGCGCCGAACTGCGCGGTGCGCAGAACCTTGCCGTGAACCACATCGCCGACTCGGTGCTGGGTGAAGAAAGTCTCCCAGACATCGGGCTGCAACTGCTTCACGCCGAGCGAAAGGCGGCGGTTTTCCGGCTCGACACCGAGAACGACAGCCTTGACCTTTTCACCCTTCTTCAGCACTTCCGAAGGATGCTTGACGCGCTTGGTCCAGCTCAGGTTCGAAACGTGCACCAGACCGTCGATGCCGTCTTCGATCTCGATGAAGGCGCCGAAGTCGGTGAGGTTGCGAACGCGGCCTTCGACAATGGCTCCGGTCGGGTAGCGCTCGGAGAGATTCTCCCAGGGATTTTCCTGCAACTGCTTCATCCCGAGAGAGATACGGCGATCAGACGGGTTGACGCTGATGACCACGGTCTCGACTTCGTCGCCTGGCTTGACCAGTTTCGACGGATGCTTCATCCGCTTCGACCATGTCATTTCGGAGACGTGTACGAGGCCTTCGATTCCCTGCTCGAGTTCAACAAACGCGCCGTAATCGGTCACCGAGAGGATGCGGCCCTTAACATGGGCACCTACCGGGTAACGCTCGACGGCGTCGAGCCACGGATCAGGCGTGAGCTGTTTGAAGCCCAGCGAAACGCGCTGCTTATCCTTGTCGAACTTGAGCACCTTGACCTGAATCTCGTCGCTGACGTTGACCAGATCGCGGGGGTGCGTGAGACGGCCCCAGCTCATGTCGGTAATGTGCAGCAGGCCATCGATGCCGCCCAGGTCCACGAACGCACCGTA
This portion of the Acidicapsa acidisoli genome encodes:
- a CDS encoding MFS transporter translates to MTTASVSQYSQRELTARILPYVFFTFACYLAIGVQLAILPSYVHLNLGYNTVLAGLIISIEYAATVVTRPQAGRMVDRLGAKRTVLYGLAIGGVSGVCTLLAAFFPHIPWLGLTFLVLGRLLLGACESMVSTGATIWGILTVGSEHTAIVISWNGICTYGALAVGAPLGVFLERITGFWSIGAMVILLGFAPIAMAARLPRVPVSHGEKLPFHHVFGKVAPFGLGLALGSVGFGVLATFITLDFAHRQWNGAAFALTLFGALFVCARLIFAHSINRVGGFRVATVCFSAEFFGLLLLWLTHSEALAFVGAALTGFGFSLVFPALGVEAVRHIPPQDKGTALGAYGVFMDFALMVIGPAAGAIIGGFGYPPIYLFAACSVLLALGLTQWLSSRERKTKMI